The DNA segment GATGTGTGTGGAATATCTGCTGCTCTGGAAGGTTTATCAGAAAACTCCTACTCTGGCTCTCAAATCTGCAAAAGCTGAAGAATCAGAACTGAAACAGCTGAATGTAAAGAAAGGTACTGAACACACAAAATTAACTGCTGAAATTCACTGTATATTCATTGCATCAGTCAAATGAATGACTTTTCTATAGACACTGTTGTGAGGCTATATAGCTTCCTGTTTGTAGCTTGAAGGGTTCAGGTTTTGGATTCAGTTACCGGTGACTCTAATCTAAGTAACAGTACTTTGTACAGCTATTTGAGgaattcaaataaaatgtatCCAAGGAGTGAATTCTCTTAATTAACGCTTTAGAATAAGTCTGCCCTCTTAGGGCTGATGGTAAGGAATGCTCCCATCCATCTGTGCCATAGCTAATAATCTGGACAAAGCCCTTGGCTCTGTAGTGTCTAAAGGAAAAACAGCCTCTGTAAGACTGTTGTTAACTCATTTCTACTTACACATAGTATTGACAGGCATTCAGGAGGCTGTGGAATAGATTGTCATATTCCTAGTCTGGTGTGCTGGAATGATTTCCACATGCTGCAGGAAATGGTGGagctaaaaaaataatctgctttGACCTTCAATTCTGCTTTTTTGGCAAAGCAGAACAACTGGGATTTGCAGTGTAGTTGATAAAATTGATATTAATATTACTGCAGGTAGATTCAATATCAGGAATTAAAATACCTTCAGAAGCAGTAAGGCTGTTGGGCTAGTCTGATGGCAGACCAAGATAGGAGAGCAAGGTAAGAGTGTAAAGGCTCCATAGCTTTGGAACTGGCTCTTAAATACTTCTGAAGACTGAAGCATTTAGTAAATGTTGGTATGTAGGAAGCACTGCTTAATCTTTGCTATTGCAGTCTCTCATTTCAGTAGAAGACTTGTATGTTTAAAAATTTCAGGAATACTTCATGTCTCGCTGTATATGGAGTTAATTTTGAGCTTAACAGTGTAAAAAGACTGCTCAGGCATCATCCAGACTTTTGTAGAGTTTCTATTCACATTACTGGTGTAAATACTGCTGTGAGGTTTTGGAGTTTCTTGTTTGTGATCAGGCAAAGTGCCTTTTTCCTATACTACAATGAAAATGGAATTGTGGAGAAGCATAGGTTGAGGTTCAGtttttgtgctgtgtttttttgttttgttttttaaagtgagGCTTTGAGAACTTTTGCCTCTGGATAGGTTTCAGCCTTAGTTCTACTATGAAATGAGAGATACTGACAGGTGTTTCAGTATTCCATTCTTTCTGCAATTAGTACATTTAAGCATACAAAGCTATGCCAAAATAATGCCAACTAGCATTGACATTAATTAAGCAACTaatttctttgtggaaatgGAGCATTCGGTCACAAGTCTAGAAGCAGGCAATGCTTCATCACAATATAATTAAATAAGCAGGAGTTTAAATTGATAGGGATAAACTTCACTTAGTCTTACTCTACAGGTGGGATTTGAGGACACTTTTAAGTTATTAAGTTATTTAGGTCATCAAGAGAAAGCTTGGTTGTGGTGTTTGACTCATGCACTTGTGCAATAGTGAACTTACTAACAATTGTCTGTCAGTTGGCACTGCACTTTCCAGGCAGGAGTGTCTCTGAcagctgtgtttctgtttacAGAGAGTGACATGAAACCTGCTGAAGGAGTGCAGTTAATTGTTGAGAAAGATGTAGCTGGCTTTGAGCCCCCACAGGAGAAGGAagtgggctgtgctgcccgGATTGCCGAACCCTTTGTGACATTCCGTGACGGATGGGTCGCCTACTACAACCAGCCAGTGTTTCTGGCAGGAATGGGTCTTGCATTCCTGTACATGACTGTTCTGGGCTTTGACTGTATCACTACAGGCTATGCATACACTCAGGGTCTGAGTGGCTCCGTGCTAAGCCTCCTCATGGGTGCCTCAGCAGTCACTGGGATCATGGGAACAGTGGCTTTCACTTGGCTTCGTCGCAAGTGTGGCCTTGTTCGCACGGGGCTGATCTCTGGAGTCGCTCAGTTTGCTTGTCTGATCTTATGTGCCATCTCTGTGTTTATGCCTGGAAGTCCTCTGGATTTGACTGTTTCCCCATTTGCTGACATCAGTGCCAGGCTGTTTGAAAATGAGCCATTACCTACTATAGCATCTCCAGAGCCTGAAATGATTTTGGCAACTGGAATGCCCAACTTGTTAAACGGGTCTACTACTCCTGCTTACAGTGACCCAGAGATGAGTCCTGAGCCCGTGCCTTTACTCTCTGTTAGTCTCCTGTTTGCAGGAGTCATTGCTGCTAGAGTTGGTAAGTATTACATCTCTAAAATTTTGTTCATAACTGCTTTTCATTCTTTAGATTACAGTGCCTGTCAACTAAAACCAAGTTTGAGTTTAGATTTTTAGGCTATAGTTGAAGTGTTACATTGCATTTCTAAGCTGATTACACTtcacataaaaatgaaataattctgcAATAATATCGCCAGAGCAAAAATGCAGTCCTTAATTTCTTGCCAATTGTGTGTCACTAATTGGAAAAGGTTACCACATTTGGAGATGAGTGTAACTTGTTTTTTGGAATGCTCATCTCTGTGATATTTTATCACAACCAAATGAAACTATTTGTACCTAGGAAACGGGACTAGTCACTTCTGCTGTGAAAGTCTTCAAACTTTGCAGTTTAGTAATTTAATCCATTTATTATATTGTCTAATCTTGGAGTTTAGAATAGAAATGTTGGTTCAGAAAGCTTAATTTTTTGAGGAATTGCTGGTTAGTGTAGTATTAGTATCTGTCAACAGCAGGGGCATTCAAATGCATAAATGTAATGAACAGTAACTGTCATCTGTAGAATCTTTGTACTTCTGCAGTTTTTGCTGAATTCTGGAGGAATAAAATACTTGATTCACGTGTATTAAACTTGTTTACAAGGTAAACTTTTAAAGCTGAGTCATTAATGGACTAAAACAGTATGGAAGTTTGGTGTCTGCTGAgacaattttaaattattttgtattctgCATAGTTTAAAtaagtttggaaaaaaatcaaacatgtGAAACTTAGTGTTGTAGCCAGCATGAATACCCTCTAAATAGCTGTAAACCAGCTGTTTCAAAAGGGGAAAATACAAGTAAAATGTTAACTTGCCTGTCACATCTTGCTTCAACATGCCTATCAAGTTAATGTGTCAAGCTGTATGCATTATTTCAGGAAATAGTAGGAAAGGAAAGTAAATTGCTCTTGACTGTGAAATCAATTCTAGTTGTGCAAGAGGATTTCTCATCCTGTGCATTTTTGGCAGAAGTGAGTGGAAGGATGAATTGAATTGTGCCAGTGATGAAAGCTTACCGTGGGAAGCCCAGTTGTATGGataactgtttttttttctctctacagGTCTTTGGTCCTTTGATTTGACTGTCACACAGTTACTCCAAGAAAACGTGGTAGAATCTGAAAGAGGCATCATAAATGGTGTCCAAAACTCCATGAATTACCTTCTTGATTTGCTGCACTTCATCATGGTCATCTTGGCCCCAAACCCTGAAGCTTTTGGCTTACTGGTGcttatttctgtgtcttttgtTGCAATGGGCCACATAATGTACTTCAGATTTGCCCAAAAAACCTTGGGAAAACAACTTTTTGTTTGTTGCACTCCTGATCCCAAAGCAGCCCCTGACAGTTCACCACCTGGTAATACATCTACTGTCTGAAAGGATCCACTTTACCTACTAACTTTGCTGCACAAATACCATAGTTAAACACATACTCCCTTTTATGACCCTGTCTGAGGTGTTTCTCTAGAGTTGAATGCATGAATGTCTGGGGAAGCTGTcccaagagagagaaaattcatATTACAGTAACTCTATAAAAATGCTTCACTTTTGGTAGAGGACAGCCTAGTTGGGTCTTGATAGCTCTTGTGTCAAAGAATCCCAACAAGTCATGTGTGTAGTATTTGATCTCAAAAATAATGTTGAAGGTCTGTTGTGGACCCCCACAGTGATACTGTTCAGTGGTTATACATACTCAATTTGCTCATGAGTTCTGAACACTTCTTGTGTTCTTTGAGTAaaattaggggtttttttcagttgcttcATAATTTGTTCTACagtatttgggtttttttgagtttttctccCATACTCCCTTACCATGACCAGTTCTGCTCCCTTATCTTAAATTGGTATGAACGTCCTTTATAAATACTGGACTTTtgtggtccttgtgggtcccttccaactcagaatattctgtaatCCTTCGTGGATTCCTGAAGTGGACTCTTaagtttttttgtgttttcccaaAACCATTATAGTATTTTATCTGCTTTGGTTTAACTTTATGGAAACAcctttgcaggtttttttgcatgtttcCTTGCATATTAGACAAGTGTTAGGTACAAGATATTGTATTACACTTTTGTTGCACTTCATAGAGTAAAACAGCCTCATTTAGCAGAAGCTATTGATGTAGCATTACAGAGCATGGCTTTTTAATTGCAAATGGCAGATTTGCTCAGGTTTGTAGCAGAAAGTGCTAAGGTCAGGAGTACTGATACAGAACGATAAGGTCTAGTGCTAACTTTTAGTTTTTGCCTCAGAGTACAAGCagctttaattaattttccaatATATCAGGCTTTAATAGAGTTTCTGAAAACAgttgtatttgaaaatatttaatatttcaggcaaaagaagtaaaaaaaaggaTTACTTGCATTTATCTGATGAACTTTGACTTTGTTCTAAAATATTGCTAAAACAGATAGATGGTGGACTGTGTGATCCTCTAAAGCAACTTCAGAGCAATGAAAATGATCCATCCCTCTGTTTAAGAAgttcttgcatttttatttttgtttctttacccTGCATGTGTACTAACACAGTGTTTCCACAGTCATTAGCCCTATGTGTGCTTTTGTGGCAACTGCACTTTGCTTTCACAGTAGAGTTGAACCTGGTGGTGTTCTGAGATTTCCTATGGCATGACAGTCTGACTTCTAAAATATTGGTAAAATAATTGTTTGCAAAATAAGTAGTATGCAAAAACATCAGCAGCTTGTGAAAAGTATTCTCTGTAAATGgtaaggttttttttaattaggtaCTGTCCTTAACAGTCATGTGTTGCCAGACTTCAACCCTGGAATGTGTGTGAACTCCATTGCAATTAAAGGCGTTACACTGGGGCTGAATCTAGGCCATTCATCACAAATTTTGTGACAATTACATATCTATCAAACTAAATAGAATGTAAAGTACTTCCAGTAGCTTTTGTCTCAGATACAATGGTTTGTAAGAGGAGTAAAAGTGAAGTAGTGACAATCCAATAGACTTCTAGCCCACAGTTTTCAATAACTGGATgtaacaatttttcttttctattggACCAAAACCAATAATTACTCTGTTGCTGAAAGTTTCTCAGGGATGTTTTCACTAGGTTTATAAGTGTTTATATTTTGACCAAGCATTGGGGTTTGTTTTGATACAATAAAATACGTAATTTAGAGTAGGTTTAAAATTTGTGACTCAATCCTGAGTGTAACTTAAGGAAAAGGGAATTTTGCCATCAGCAGAATTTGTCAGAAGACAAATAAAACAAGCTTATCTAGATTTGTAGAACAAATATGCCCAAAGGGTAGCCTGTACAGTGTGTGATGAGTACACTAGTAAATAAAATACCTCTGGTTTGCCAAATATGTTCTCACATGTATCTATTTTAATTGGGACCAGATTTTAGCATTGCTAAATATAAATGAAAGTAGTCCAAATTTCAGTGAATACCTTTATACTGCACTTGGATGAACATCTGAATGCCACTGTATATGTTGGACTCCCTGGCCATCAGGGAAACAAAGttgaaaatgcagcttttttgGGGGCTGTCTGTAGCCTGCAGAACCCAGCATGCCTAAAACTTAATGCTGTAGCACTAAGCATCAACATCCCAGAGAGGAGGATGTATTCCTGAAGTTTAGAGAGCTCCAAAACCATAACAgagagagctgggagcaggTCATGTTCCTGCTTGTTCCCAAAAtattgtgggtttggggtttttgttgtttttttgtttggttggttttttaatttttttttctcaagggcAATTTAGTCTTATTTAAATTGAATAGCAATTTGTTTCATAAATGGTTCCACCAGAGAGTGCAGTCAGGATCTCAAGCCAAAAACATAATATTGAAAGGGAACTGGACCTTTGTATTTTGTGCACCTTTTAGGGTTCATATGTGTAGATCACAGTGGGAAGGCAAGACAATCCTAAAATAGAAGAGTGGATGGTAGCTTTAAGAGGAATAAGGCAGTCCAAATCGGAAGCCTTTCATTTATTGGTCTGAGTTGGATGTAAGAAAATGTTTGCTGCTTGAGCACAGCCCATTTGTGTGTGAGTCTAAGATGTACACAGACACCTGTACTTGTTAGTGCTTTGAAGCAATGTGGAGCCTGAAGTCTTACATAGCGGGACTTTAAGTGAGCATTTTTGgccttgtatttatttatttttttaaaaaatgtgtccAAATTGGATGAAAACTGCCCTTAAAAATGTACACATGTGAAATCAATTTTaccagaatattttattatacaACCTTATGCTGGACATAGTATTGATTTATGTATTGTCAAAGCTAATGAATAAATTTGCATAAAACCTTATTTGTCTTGTATTATTCAGTTTGTGGGTATGTTGGTATGCTACATTTAGCATGTGTTCTGTAGATGGAGGTTTTCAGTATCAAGGGATGGAACATCCATGAAGCACAAACAAATAGCACTGAGGAAGAAGCAAATACCAAGTGTAGTCAAATCCTTTCTATGACACTATAACTCTTTGGTGaattggtttttatttttaccatgGTGGTAACTCAAGACACAATACCTGAAGGTGGAGTTGTGGTCTTGCAGCCTCAGCCCAGGGTCCTGCATTGATGATAGAGCAGTTTGGTGTCTTGGCCTGCAGaacaacagaaagcaaatggtATTACCTTCCCACTCCTGTTTTTCCCATACTGACTTGAGATTATGGCAACGGCCTGCAGGGCAGAACCCCAGGCATAGGAGTGCTCACAAATAAATGCAATGCTTTTAACACTCAAGTACTTTTCATGACTAAACCCAGAATATTTCATACAGGACTGCTTCTGGTTATGTGTATTTAGGCTATGTTTCCATGATGAATTGATCTTTAGAAGGATAATGTGCTAATTCACTAGGATTTCTTGGAACTGATTCCTCTATGAACTAGAGGCTTTCCTAGAATAAACACAGGTTTCTCCCTGGTTGTGTTACtactttgttatttttctgtggGAATTAGAATTAGTTGTAGTAATTGTTTGTTTCCATGTGGAAATAAGAGTGTGGCGAGTTAGAACTACAGTCTTTGTTGCATGTGTCAGACTTGCAGCATTAGGGTAAGTGATGCATCTCTTTTAATAAGAGTTACCTAAATGTCAAAGCTTGCTAAAAGTGTAATTTGGTCATGTTTGCCTCCTTCACTGCCACTTACAAACTAAGACAAGTGTTAGAATTCTgacttttgaaaatacagttacACGTATTCACTCCTGTAAGTACGAaagtacaaagaaaaagaattgtgACTAATATTGTGTAGTATAGTTAATGGATAAAGAACactttttttaactgaagaagACGCTTCACAATTTACCACTGTTTTCCTTCACTCAGTTGTTCACATTTTGGAAAGTTCAGGGGTTTTTAACCCCCTGTGGAATTTAGTGGCTCAGCAGCCAAAGGTAGAAAGACCAGAGATATCTACCACTGTTTGTCTCTTGCACTGTTTTGCTTACTAGATAGTTGGGATGTCAGCCCTGCCTGTGGAAGGCAAGGTATAttgtatattatatattttattagtttGCTCTTGAATATTTCATTGCTCtttttttcaaaagtgtttTCATAAACTGAGCACTGATAAAATGGGGCTTGAAAGTTGAATCttgttaaaggaaaagggaaagagtgAACTCAATCCCTTTAATTTAAAGGAGTAAAGGAGTAAGGAAGTTCCTATCTAGTAGTTTAAAATACTACAGTTACTGCTGTATTTGCTTTAATACAGTACGTGGTGTGTTTGTCCCATGTCAGGAAATGTGTATTTACAGTGACAACTTTGTTAGAAGAATGCAACTAATAGAGTGCAAATTAGTAATTTTTCTAAATCTAGCACTGTGAAGGGTGTAATGACTTTCTATCTGCCTCAAGACTGACCTATTTTCAGGTTCTCTAGGAATATATTGTGCTGTATTCAGACCTTTTGAATAATATTAGAGAAGGTAAGAGTACAGATTACATTAACAGTCCTTTTTGTCTTGCCCTCTGTGCTCACACATTCTCTTTCCTGTTTGTAGCTGCTCTTAACTGCATGGGATaataagaattattttattcttggaATAAGACTATGCCTTTagcttctgcttttaaaaaaggcaCTATATTTTGCAActctgaagagcagaaaaaaatgcccAAGGATGTTTGCTTAAAGGCTTGCAAAGAGCCTGGACAAAGTGCATGCTGTTCAATAATGCTTTTTCAAATACTTCAGCTTGTCCTTGTATGGGTCAATATGTCTTTCTAGTTAAACTTTATTGTATTTGGTCACAAGAGAAGCATGCAACTACTGCTCTCCACTCTTAGTCTAGGTATAGAGTGATGGAGCAATCTATTTGCACACATGCAGAATTGAGAGTTCTTAACCCTTTGTAAATGCATGGGAAGTTACTTATGGTTAGAAAATCTGAGTCTTCTCCTTTGGCAGATAAGGGTAAGGGAATGTACAATAGATGCTGCTGTTAGAAGTTTAGTAGATACTTAAGCATAACTCATTAAGATCAAAAAACACCCCTACAACAGCAAAATCTGTTAAAGCTGTACAGGTTGGCTCAGAAAACACCCCCAGTTAGTTCATGGAGAGGTTTTGTCTGCCTCAGGCAGGGGAGAGGCAGTATAGGATATCCACATCCCAGTGACCCCATACTAGAGTCTGAAAACAAACTCTTCCTTGCGCAGCAGAACTAATGAAGTGTGGTTTTCTATCTGTATGTCCTTGGTCTGCACACACCACCAGTTGCAcgagctgcagctcccaccccatCTTGTGCAATCCTGCCCCTTCCAGGAGAGGGTCCAGCAGTGCTCCCCCCGACCTGTTGTGTCAGCAGAGCGATGTAGGGCACGTGCTCTGCCTGGCCCTCAGGAGCTACATGTGTGCCCTGGACCCGTGAGTGCTCAGGGACGGATTGGCCACCTGACAGACAAACAGCACACAGGAGACCTGTGCTCAGCCAAGGGCACTCACCCTGGGGTCAGGCTTCTCCTCTACCCACCTGCAGAGGTCAAACTTTGAGACCTTTCTCTTCCATCATGTTTAGCTGGAATTATCAAGTCATTCAAAAGTAGTTTGTCAGGAAGTGCTGGAGGTGACAGAACAGTGTGATTGTGTAAGCCCTATgtccttaggaaaaaaaatgagtaaaaatGTGTCATGTCTGTAATGTGATGTGTGATATGGCTTTATGTCTGTTGCCAACAGCACATCATAACTGACTGATAGAGTTGTCCAGAAAAAGCCAAGATGAAATCCAGTGCAGACAAATGCAAAGCACTTCATTTAAGCCTGACCAACTGACTCCTCAGATACTGGGTCAGAAATGCTTATccattttaatagaaaataattgtGAGGATAAAGTACAAAATGAAACACCTAAAGTGAAGAAAACACACATTACTCACCTTAACATTTTCAATACAGTTCAAACCATTTCAGATGTTTTATCTTCAGTTAAAGGACTTGATGCCTGTTGATTAATGTTCATATAATTTCAGCAGAGAATCTTTAACTAAACATGGTCTTCTGAATTATTTAGTATGACAGGgacatttacatttttcctaCAACTGTACAACAGGACAAATATTCCTTTTTCCATTAAGCAGAGTTTCCAAAACTCTTTTCCAGAATGTAATGTTCCTGGGCAGTGCCTACCTGCATTCTGTGTACATATCCTATCCAATCTTCTTTGAGCTCCTTTAGCTGTCAGTAACCTGCTGATTTAAGAGCTACAGACCTTAACTAGGTGAATTTGGACAGAATGTTTTCTGGGTTTGCTCCTAAAAAGGCACAGTTTTGTTCTAAAACTgttgaaaaaggaaatgcagtgTCTGAATTCCTTTATTTCTGGGAGCTTCCTTACCCTAGCTGACCACATCAGGCATCAGACCTGACAGGGTGTTACACAAATATGTGATCAGCCCAGCTGAGAAAGAGGGAGGAGTTGTCCATGTTAGAAATATTTGTTCAGCTACTACTGGAGTTAGGCCAGTCAAAGTTACTGTTTACAGTATGAAGTGTCCTGCAGTCCATTTATCTTCTGAAGATAACTAAACAAGATAAAGAATCCATTCTTTGGGACAGTTTTAACTTCATTTGCTTGACTGCAGTATACTATTCCCAACTCTCCTGTGCTGACCTTGGCCTGAAAGGAGCAAACTGTGACACAGCTTGGGGGCAAAGAAGCCCCAAACAGCCCATCCAAGCTGGGAGCTTCCCTGGGGATTGTCtaagcacaggcacagctgctttGGAGAAACCCCCCGCAGATTTCAGTAGCATAAGTGGACTGAATGGATGGCATCAGGATCAAACTCTCCCACACCCCTGCACACAGTGGGGCAGTTGAATACAACCAGTTCCTGGAgggaaatgcaaaaaataacaCTAGAATAGTAAATGCTCATGGAAGgaatgtaaaaaaattaaatatttctcctGGGAGAAAAATTTTGGATAAGAACACCTCCTGAAGGTCTTTCAAAAAGTTTCTTTCCCCTCTGGAATACCAGGAAACTTTGTATGTCTCATAGAGCCTTGGTTTACTTGTTTTTAAGACAGactgtttcttttattatttatcttATTGTAAAGCAACAGCCATTTTTGTCATGCACACTTCAAAGACCTTTAACTATACTTTTGCCTCCTTTACAGCCCCAGCATAGCCTTTCCAACGATTTTTAGTTGTCACATAAGTAAACTCATGCTTTGactcttttattttcatctatCTTGTTTGCTCTAATTAGTTCCTAAAGCTGGCAGGTATCACGAGCTCCTGTGCAAATTCCACAGTAGccacaaaataacaaaatacatCTTTTCACCTTTAATTCCTTCCCTGGATCTGTCATTAGGCTCATCATAgccaaaagagagaaaatgaactGTTCTCCCACTGCTTATTTCctctatttctttaattttgtgtGACTGTGGACACAAGGAGGAACAGACTTTCTGAATAGAGGAATCAAACCTGAGAATGTCTAATCTTGGATTCAGAGCGAAAGCAGCCTCATTAAACaataagtgatttttttttcttaagatgaATGCTCAGATATGTCCTCCTATCCTGTTCTGCTTTGCTAAGACTAGATTTTCAGTTGGCAAAAGGGTAACTTACTTACTTGGATTATAAACATAGGTTACTGGTTCAAATCAGGGGCTATAGTGCTACATATGGTTTCATTTTATCTGCTTAGCTGTGATAAAATCCAAATGTTGTCTTATCTGAATGGAACAGAGCAGCCAGAGGAGACCAAGGCTGGTAGCTGGATGTTCAGCAGGAAACTGTAATTTCAGGCTGATTTTGTACTTCTTTCCCACGTTGCACTTGCTGTTCTGTCGGCATTCCCCACTCAGCCATAGAGGGCATAGGCTAGATGAGTATCAGAGCATGGAAACAGAAGTGCCAGAAGATCATGTGAGTAACTTCAATGTGACAAAGGAATGGAAACACAGATCAGCATTCTTCTCAACCCTAGCTATATACCTCCACTTCACAGAGCTCCTAACCATGGGAGTTGCACCTGTTTGTTCAGGATAACTGCAGATTTCTGGATCTGTAAATTTCCTGTGCATCTCTTACTTGCTGAAAATAGCTTTGTATGTATTGACAAATTTGATAGCAGAAAAGAGGGATCAAGAGGGTACCCAGTGAGAGACACTCAGCAGGATTCTCAGTGGTTTTCATGGACTCTCTTTGTGCCCAAGTGCCCAACGTGATGGCCAAGACAACAgcaattttcagttttgtagtTCACAGAATGTGTGCAGCATTTCTTGGGATCATAGTTGAGCATTACTTGGGGTCATTCTGTGCAGACCTACATGTGCTATTATAAATTCTGAGAACCTTCACCCTTGGAAAGCACACTGAATTAACAAAGACTTATATTCAGAAAATGATTTCTCTAGGACCATTTTGGTTTTCTAATTATCTTCTTTAAAAGACAGAATCAACAACAAGAAGTTACAATGCTCCTTGTTAACACTTCTGAATAGGAAATATCAGTATGTTATCCTGCTTCTTATGAGACACATTGAAAACAATTTAGTTATTATATCTTGCTGCCTGTGAAAAATGTTACTGAGGAAAAGTTCAAGCAGTGAAATAGGGAGGAATACTTTGCCTCAGGAGTACTGACTGCAATTCCTACAATGCATTTTTATTCAGCTAACTTTGCTTACATCTCCGAATGACACTTACTAAAAAGGGAAAGACCAGTTTCTCAAGACCATCTGAGGAAGTGATACAAGGCATTATTAGATGTGCTTGAGAATGACTCAGCAATTCTAACCTTACATCATACTGAACAAATTATACCAGAAGTTTGGCTGTGATCACAACACACCAGGGTGGGGAAAATAAACCAGTTCTGGAGGCCTTAAGTTGGTTAGAAGTGAAAAAGAGAGTTCTGACCTGCATTTCACAGAGCAGCAAAGTAATGCTGATAGGAAGAGAGGCATGAGAGGAAGCAGTTTCTGTAAA comes from the Pithys albifrons albifrons isolate INPA30051 chromosome 8, PitAlb_v1, whole genome shotgun sequence genome and includes:
- the SLC40A1 gene encoding ferroportin isoform X1, with the protein product MARGGQRGSVIAYFTSAKFLLYLGHALSTWGDRMWHFAVSVFLVELYGNSLLLTAVYGLVVAGSVLLLGALIGDWVDKNSRLKVAQTSLIVQNASVILCGIILMIIFLFKTQLLTLYHGWLLTVCYILVITIANIANLASTATAITIQRDWIVVVAGEDRSKLADMNATIRRIDQLTNILAPMAVGQIMTFGSPMIGCGFISGWNLMSMCVEYLLLWKVYQKTPTLALKSAKAEESELKQLNVKKESDMKPAEGVQLIVEKDVAGFEPPQEKEVGCAARIAEPFVTFRDGWVAYYNQPVFLAGMGLAFLYMTVLGFDCITTGYAYTQGLSGSVLSLLMGASAVTGIMGTVAFTWLRRKCGLVRTGLISGVAQFACLILCAISVFMPGSPLDLTVSPFADISARLFENEPLPTIASPEPEMILATGMPNLLNGSTTPAYSDPEMSPEPVPLLSVSLLFAGVIAARVGLWSFDLTVTQLLQENVVESERGIINGVQNSMNYLLDLLHFIMVILAPNPEAFGLLVLISVSFVAMGHIMYFRFAQKTLGKQLFVCCTPDPKAAPDSSPPGNTSTV
- the SLC40A1 gene encoding ferroportin isoform X2; this encodes MIIFLFKTQLLTLYHGWLLTVCYILVITIANIANLASTATAITIQRDWIVVVAGEDRSKLADMNATIRRIDQLTNILAPMAVGQIMTFGSPMIGCGFISGWNLMSMCVEYLLLWKVYQKTPTLALKSAKAEESELKQLNVKKESDMKPAEGVQLIVEKDVAGFEPPQEKEVGCAARIAEPFVTFRDGWVAYYNQPVFLAGMGLAFLYMTVLGFDCITTGYAYTQGLSGSVLSLLMGASAVTGIMGTVAFTWLRRKCGLVRTGLISGVAQFACLILCAISVFMPGSPLDLTVSPFADISARLFENEPLPTIASPEPEMILATGMPNLLNGSTTPAYSDPEMSPEPVPLLSVSLLFAGVIAARVGLWSFDLTVTQLLQENVVESERGIINGVQNSMNYLLDLLHFIMVILAPNPEAFGLLVLISVSFVAMGHIMYFRFAQKTLGKQLFVCCTPDPKAAPDSSPPGNTSTV